DNA from Actinomycetota bacterium:
GCGCGATGATGAACAGCAGAACGAAGTAGATCGCACCGCCCATGAGTGCTCGAGGCAGATTCTCGACGGCGTGATCTGCGTACGCTCCCCCGGCCAACAGCAGCAGACCGACGATCGTCCCGGGGTACAGGATGCGATTGGGGATTCGGTGGTGGTCGAGGTCGGTGAGCGCGAGAACGATCGTCACCGCCGCAAACCACAGGTACGGGATCAGGATCCATTGCTGCCCGATGAACCAGGCGGACGCCCCGAACACCCCTGCGGTGAAGACTTCGACGAGCGGGTAGCGGATCGAGATCCTTTCTCCACAATCACGGCAGCGGCCCCCCAGCAGCAGCCAGGAGAGAACGGGGATGTTGTCCCATGGGCGAATCGGATGGCCGCAGTGCGGGCAGGCGGACGGCGGGTTGACCACCGATAGCCCGAGTGGGATGCGGTAGGCGACGACGTTGAGAAAGGATCCGACCATCAGGCCTGCCAGGGCAATCGTTGCGGAGAGCATCGCTACCAATCGAGCCCGGCGCAATCGGCCATGTCGTCGACATCGCTCCGCGCAGTGCCGAGACACTTGTACAGGCCGGCGCTCGCGCCGGCACGCACGTGCCGAAGGCCGAACCATGTTCCCGAGTTGGAACGGGCATAGAGGAGGACGGAGTCGTCGACGTTCACGACGGTTGCCACCACGATATGAATCGAGTCGTCCGCAGCACCGCTCCAGTCGAGGCTCGGCTCCAGGGCCGAGAGGCTCGCCCCGTTCGCCGTGTAGATGCCAGCGTCTGCAGCAAAGACCTCCTCCGTCTTCTGACCGGTGACCAGCGTAGCCTGGGCGGCGGTGTCCTGGGCTCTGTGTCTGGCGCCCAGCAGTGTGGGCACAGCGATGCTCAGCAGTATCGCCATGATCGCGAGCACGACCAGCAACTCGGTGAGCGAGAACCCTGCGTCGTGCCTGTCCTGGTGCATATCTCTATCTCATCGGCCTCCGGCGGGGAGACCTGAGATGA
Protein-coding regions in this window:
- a CDS encoding prepilin peptidase, translated to MLSATIALAGLMVGSFLNVVAYRIPLGLSVVNPPSACPHCGHPIRPWDNIPVLSWLLLGGRCRDCGERISIRYPLVEVFTAGVFGASAWFIGQQWILIPYLWFAAVTIVLALTDLDHHRIPNRILYPGTIVGLLLLAGGAYADHAVENLPRALMGGAIYFVLLFIIALAARGGFGMGDVKLAFFLGLFLAYASWGTLVAGIFLAFSLGGLAAITLLVTRLRGRKDPIAFGPALIAGAWIAIPVGQSLLSWYLRT
- a CDS encoding prepilin-type N-terminal cleavage/methylation domain-containing protein, translating into MHQDRHDAGFSLTELLVVLAIMAILLSIAVPTLLGARHRAQDTAAQATLVTGQKTEEVFAADAGIYTANGASLSALEPSLDWSGAADDSIHIVVATVVNVDDSVLLYARSNSGTWFGLRHVRAGASAGLYKCLGTARSDVDDMADCAGLDW